The Telopea speciosissima isolate NSW1024214 ecotype Mountain lineage chromosome 11, Tspe_v1, whole genome shotgun sequence genome includes the window tgggaagcagttttctgtacgggagtgtggcctatgccagcactcccatgtgtctatctctctccttaaatcaagggggcagaggtgtcttttcacatggggaggagagagatagactcatgggagagctggcgtaggccacactcccgaacagagaactttttcccataattctTATTATTCAGTTCAGCCAAATAATTCATGAATCATTCGTAGAATTAATCAACTATGCTCCTAAGTACGTATAATGATGACCTAATTATCTATTGTATTTATTAATGCTATATCATCTCTTTAATGATTATAAACAATGGTGCCTACAAGCTGGTTGAAGCTCAATGTTGACGGATGTTCCTTGGGGAATTTAGACAGATCCGGTGGTGGTTGTATGTTTCGAGATACCCAAGCAAAGGTGATATTCTCCTTAAGGAAATTCATGGGTGTAATATCAAATTTTGAAGCTTTAGGGCATTAATCTTGGGCTTGGAGCATGTCAGAGATCTAGGCTATCTAAAATGTGGGTTGAATGTGATTTTGTGGCGGTTTCGATATTGGTATCCATAGAAAAGTCCCCTGGTTCGTTTGGCAGAGTTGGTGTGGTCTACAATCTTTTCTTTGCAAAAATGATTGGAAGATAACACACTGCTATAAAGAAGCTAACCTTGTAGCAGACTTCTTAGCAAAATCAGTAGCAAGGCTTCAAGATTCATCATTGATGGTaaccttctcccccccccccccccaaaagttCAAGATGATCTTGTAATTGATGCTCAGTGTAGACCGAGGTTTCAGGTGTTATCTCTTTGATCTTGTTTTGTTTGCATTTTAAGTTTCCTTAAGATGGCAATGCCAAAGGTGGGGAATCAGTCTCACAATTTTTGTAGTGTGTCTGACTTCTTGCTAGTcaattttgtattcttttttttttttttggtagaagggaaTTTCATTGAAAAGAAGAGTCAATACAAGCAATGACATCTGCGTTACATAACTGCAGAAGCCACAGAGAGGAGATAGGCCAAACAATCGGTGACTCGTTGGAAAGGGCCTTCCTAGTCAAGGAATCTGCTACAGAATTAGCAGACCTAGGAACAAAGGAGAAACAATAGGAAATAAAGGATTTTTGAATGTGTAAAATATCATGAACGATAGTCGCAATCGCAACATCCGGGCAAGAGGAGTTGATTTCGTTGATCAAAATAGCACAATTTGATTCCACCAAAATCCTAGAAAAACCGCTCTTCGCCGCTTGCAATAAACCAGATTGAATAGCATAAGCTTCACCCACCAACAGGAAATAAaggatttttgtatttttttttttcccttcttttcaaTACAAATAAtcttttagccaaaaaaaaaaaaacctttgatCCTAAATTATTTACTTGTATAACCAATACAAAACCAGTTTGACTTAATTTATTATTCGTGAAACAAATACTTGAGCAAAGAAGTTGTCGAAATATACTTCACTTACaaacaaaaattttatttttttagaaaggTTGCTTGTTACAACGAAGGAGGCTTACATTTGCCTTGTTGACGGGAAAATCTGCTTGTGATAAAAGTTTCATTACAACCTGGTTGTAAGTATttgatccccccccccaaacataACTGGTAGAAGGCGTAATTCCATCAGTTAGTACGTGTTTTGTGATTTTGGTAAACTTAACCATTTTACCTCTCATTTAGTGGGGtgaatgcattttttttgggggggtgaatgaaaaattatattaaaatatattGAACTAAAGCCACATAGGCTAATCTAGGGGAGCAACCTCTAAGGGAGCAGCCCAACGGCAAAAACAACCATCAAATTGATGATACATCAAAATTCCAGGGTGGGGGGGACAACTCATAAAGCGAAGGATACATCAAAACCAAGGGAGAACCAACTTACAAAGGGGAGTATACATCAAAACCTcgagggtgggggggggggtaactCATAATAGGGGATACAAAAAACTTCCATGGAGGGGAGAAACAaaaccaaaggaaaaaaaaaaaaaacaaaattaaagaattaaGATGAAGATCCCAAGAATAGGAAAGATGCCTATTTCTAATTGTGACAAGGCATACTAGAACAACTAGGAAGAAGTTTATTTCTGATCTCAAAATCAATGTTTTCCCAAATTTGTTCAATTGTATGAGACAAGGAAGAccatcttcttctatttttttctcaCCAGATATGGTGAATCACAGCACTAAAAGCCAACTTTCCCAGAGTGCCATAAGATGACTGACCATTGAAGGATTTCAATAACCACCTCCATTCTCtatcaaaagaaagaataacTCTAGGATTGGACCAACACTGCCAACACTCTAAGATGTCTATTTTTAATAGTGTCAAGGCAAATTGAACAACTAGGAAGAAGTTTATTTCTGATCACAAAATTAATGTTTTGCCAAATATGTTCAATTGTATGTGACGAGGAAGACCGTCttcttcaaatattttttttctcaccAGATATGGTGGATCACAACACTAAAAGCCAATTTTCCCAAAGTACTTGTCACAAGATGACTGACCATTGAAGGATTTCAATAGCCACCTCCATTCTCTATCAAAAGGAAGAATAACTTTAGGATTGGAGTGAATGCATATTGCAGGagccaagaacaaaaaaaaaaactcttgcgaCCTGTGCTGAAGGCCACAGGTCAACGATGGTCACAACCAGGTGATTAATAGATATGGTACTAACTCTAAGAACACTAGAGCTCATAAGTCATTCCCACCTTCAACAAACGCTTGCGAGGAATTGCAAAGACTTGATCTTGTTGCCTTAAGCACCTTCTCAATCCATTATAAGCATAGTCTATAATCAGTTTCTTCCCCAAACTAGATGTCGGGGAAGCCACTACCTCACTCTCACCAACAATATATGTGATGCCGCTCTTCTTGCATTCATTATCCACCAATTGAACCTCTATTGCAGCCTCATCTGCATCGATTCTCGATACCTCCTCCTTAATGAAGTCCTTCAACCTATTCACCAATGTACTTTCAAAGGattctccttccttttccaCATCCTTGTATCCATATCTCACTATGCATCGGAAGATCCGTAATCCATGAGGGTCAACTTGTCGGAACAAGAAACGCTCCTCATCTGGGACCTTGCTGATAGGTAATGACTTGATTGAGACAAACACAAGCACTGTGTGCAGTGCTGGGACATTGGCACTGTAATGGGTGAAGATTGGAGAAATACCTTGGACAAGCTCTGAGTAGAACAGGGCTACACCTGGGACTCGTTGAATTTGCGGGTTGTTGGCTATCTCCTTGAGTCTCTCCACTGAAACTTTGTTTTCTAAATCAAACATGTACTTCTTGCGGTATACATAGTTCCAAACAAACATGACAGACATTAGCAATGCCGCGAAGGCTAATGGAAGGTACCCCCCTTGAACAAATTTGAAAAGGACTGAGCTCAAGTAGATTAACTCTACAAGGGTGATGGTTAAAACATAGAGGATAATCAATGCTAAATTTGTCTTCCAGATCATGATCATCACAAGGATTAGAAATCCAGATGTGAGTGTCATAACAAACACCACTGCAATCCCTGCATTCAAAGAGAAGTACATTAAATTAACAAACACAAATCTGAAAGAAATTCACACATATTCTATATCTGAAGGATCACTGAATATGTACCAAAAGCATTCCCAATCTGCACTGTGGTCTTAAATCCTAGTGTGACAGCAACACAAGCTATCATGAGTAAGTTGTTAATCTCTGGCACATATACTTGGCCTTCATATTTAGAAGAAGTATGGACAACTTTCACTCGTGGGAAACACCCAAGTGCGAGAGACTGTTGGACTATGGAGAAGGAAGCTGAGATCAAAGACTGGCTAGCAATAATAGCTGCCAAAACTGCAACCACCAACATTGGCCAGTAAACAGGTTCTGAAACAGAGTCACAACAGTAAGTTAGATTAACTCATAAATTGGAGTCATTGATGATTTAAAACTTAGCAAGGGACAAGAAGAATTACTTGGAACTGATTTGTAGAAAGCATCGTACGCATTAAGAGGGTTTACTGTAAGATAGGCAGCTTGACCTACATAGGCAATGACAATTGAGGGAAAAACAATAGTACATGTGCTGATTTGGATCGAGCGAACATTGAAGTGGCCAAGATCCGCGAACAAAGCTTCTGATCCTGTTTTTGGTTCACCAAAGACAATgccaaaagaatatttttaaaGAAGGCTGAATATGTTCAATCAGAGAATGGTTTCTGTAAAAATTTGGCCATGTACATACCTGTCAAGCACAGGACGACGCCCCCAAGTGAGATCCACgcattttccttgtttgtttgAAAATATTTCACAATGTACATTGGATTAAGTGCTTTGATTACACTTGGATCATATACTATGAAGTTGTAGACACCAATAACAGCAATAAAGAGGAACCAGATTGTAAGAATTGGTGCAAAGGTGAACCCAACTTTGTCTGTTCCAAACCTCTGAAATTGGAACAAAAGGATTAAGATCACCACAGATATCCACATGATTGTATCGTCTGTGAGGGAACTGTCTACTTCCCTTATACCTGCTACTGCTGATagtactgaaaaaaaaaaagaggagtgATTAAGAAGAATAAAATCACACAAAGGTGTTTATAGACAATAAATTTCAAATCATGAAAATGCCATCTTAGTAAACCATTTTGTGACTCTGTTCACACTTTCTATATTAATGGTGGATGGCTTCTTTACCTGAAATGCTTGGAGTAAGTATACCATCCCCTAGAACCATGGATGTTCCAAGCATAGTCATAAACAAGAGAAAGTACTTTGCAGTTCTGCTACTTTCAAGGAAGTACTTAACAGCTGAAGCCCGACGCAATCGGCGGTTTGGTAATTCAAGCTGGTAATTTGATACATCTTTATCTTCAGCTTGTTGGTTTGGTGTCAAGCTGACCTTGGCGTAGCGACATATAAGAGAATACAAAGCAAATGTGCCTCCTGCAAATGGAAGATGTTTAACAACAAAAGAAGTTTTGGACACTCAATTCAATCAGTAATTTTGACAAAGATAGTATAAGGCTTACCTTCCCCATTGTCATTGGCTGATAAAACAATGAAGACATACTTAATCAAAGTGATCAAGGCAAGGGAGTAAATGATCAGTGATAATACACCCAAGATATCATCACTTTGAGCAATTCCATTGGGAAAAATACCAGGAAACACATATAGTGGTGAGGTGCCAATATCACCATACACAATTCCAACACTTTGGAATGCAAGTTTCAAGAGGGTTCCCCAATCCACAACCTGCAATTTAGCCAAGCACTTCAAGATGTAATGGAACTCCAACAGCATATGTGTTAAGAGGGAAGCTTGATTGATAACAGGAGAATTTCATTAAGTAACAATCCTgaagcaaaacaaaacaaaccttAGATGATCTATGGTTAGAATACCCTGCTGTCTCCGTCCCATTTTCCATATCAAAAGAATCGAAAGGCACAAGCTTTCGCGTTGAGAACTTCCCTTTAAGTCCCTTGTCCCTTTCTTGTGATTGCTCCTGCTGTTCATTTTCATCTTCAATTCTATCTTTTACTCTATTATTATCCATTGGAAGGCTGTTGCAAAAGATTCATGTAAGtgaatttctttatttatgaaaagAGGTGAAAAGATAATGAATACATTCTATAGAAAACTCAATATGTAACTACATTATTATTCTATCAGTTCATTGCTCTGCACTCCTACATATAAATATGATGAACACTAGATCTATGTTTCTTTAGGCTTTCCCTTCAATTCGCTCTTGGTTTTAGCTAAGCTCAGATATATATGATTCCATGCGTACATCTATGGAGTCTAATCCATTAATTGGATCCACAACAATACTTTCAGGATATTAGATCATATAAGAACTTTAAGTGCAAGAGAGAGCTTACAGTTTATGTATGTAGATTAATGCTGCAGAAATTTGTCGTTCAAAGCAGGatccaaagagaagaaactcttcttctcctctactGCTTGTGgttgcttcctcttcttcttctgagaaATATTTATGTGCCAGAAAAAGAAATCGTTTAATACTAAGTAGACAAAATGGATTAGAAATTGAGAAATAGGTTTGACATGCCCATGTGCAGGATAAATTTGAAATATGGCCCGAGGGCAGATCTTGGAGCCAAggtaagattgctccattgtcacttatggtcacgggttcgaatcGAAAAACCGCATGCTTCTTTGTGAAGTGGGGGTatggttgcgtacattatgacccacCCCAGAACCCGTAGTGGCGGAAGCCTCATGCCCTTTAGCCAACCATGGCACATGCAAAATtatttattctaattttttttttttttgatatgttGCAAGTTGCTTCTAATTAATCTTGCTTTTTGTGTGAACAAGTACTTGAAGTCACAGTTCCAATGGTTCTGGCTCTTGAATAGATAGTCAATTTTTATGACTACAGAGGCATGATTCATGAGATATCTGAGGTAGAGAGTGTGAAACCCCATCATCTTATTTAAGTCCCTGATTGTTCCTTCTAAATCCCATTTCTCTCCTAGAAAATGAACTACAGAGGCATAATTCATGAGATGATCTAGGGTAAAGCATGAGCAACCCCTTCATCTTATGAAATTCCATTAGTGTTCTTTCTTAATAAAACAAGCTAAAAAGTCATAAATATGAGATTATTTAGGTTGGAGCATGGACAACCCCTTCAACTTAATTAATTTATTGTTATCCTTTCTTAATCGAAAAAATGAAAAGAGTTGGTATATGATGGATTAAGGCATGGATGTTGGCTAACTAAGTATATAGATATTTGAGTTGTGGTGTGTTGTATTATCATTGTTGGCTGTAGCCCATGGTGGCAGAAAGTGTTTGGTAAGGTCAAGCATATGCATGTCGTGTTCTATTCTTGTGGGGGAAattttcacgtacctcccctgaggtatcaccAAATTATAAAAACACCTCTCAGTTTTAGGAAATTTCACATGCCTCCAATtcagggaagatgagttgcaggtttttttttttgcaagggcatttttgtcactttaccccctgattttaacactgttagtcctATACTAACGGAATGCGGGCATGTGTTAATTTTTAAGAACCTCAGGGGCACACGAAGTTTCCCAAAACTGAGGGGTGTTTTTATAATTAGatgatacctcaggggaggtacgtgaaaatTTCCTATTCTTGTGGAGcgattattttttaaaatggtGAACAAATGACATAGATGGCAAATGGCATGAGTGTAAGTGTAAGTGATTGTGGCattatagataaaaaaaaaattgttacaTGGCATATGCCACATGGTAGGGGCAGCCACAGTAGCATGCCAATCTGCTCACATGCTAGCCACAATGCCAGTTTTTATGATTTTGTGCTAACATGGTGATATATGCAGAATATGATCACCAATGCCATGAGAACACGTGCAAAAAGGCTGAACCAGGGAACAGTCCAAGGAATAAGGACCCATAACCTAGTCGAACCTGAATCACAGCTTCACGCCTGAAGAGGCGAGAGACTGTGGTAGAGGCAGCCACAGTAGCATGCCACTTTGCTAACATGCTAGCCACAAGGCCGGTTTTTATGATTTTGTGCTAACATGGTGATATATGCAGAATATGATCACCAATGACATGAGAACACATGCAAAAAGGCTGAACCAGGGAACGGTCCAAGGAATAAGGACCCATAACCCGGTTGAACTCGAATCACAGCCTCACGCCTGAAGAGTGCACAAATAACTTTACACGTGGCCAGCCAGAGGCACAATCTCTGACAGATTCGGTTAACGATTCCCACTGGGATCTCTTGCCTAACTTGAAGAATACGCAACCCTAAGGAAGAGGGGAGGAGGAGACAACGTCATATATATACGAggacagaagaagagaagaggaagacatcTATAGACCATTCTAGTGGTTAAGGCATATAAGAGCTCCAGGACAGAAATTCCCATCCTTGACCCTGTTAACTGATGTATTGCTTTGAGATCTGACTTAGGTTCCGAGGTACTCACCCACTCTGCCCTTTGGTTCCATTGTGTGCAAGATTGGACCAGACCGAAGGAGGAAGATCTCGGCAGCAACACATGGGCATTTATATGTAATGATATGGCATAAGATGTATGTATGAGCATGTACACGAGCATCACATGGGCCTAGCGCATGCAGCCAAAAGGTGCAAGGACTTGCCGTCAAGCTCGCATGAGAGAGAGCCACGCCCGCACACAACAGCGGCCGAGTGGGTACAAGGTTGCAGGGGCCATCGGCCTCAGTGTCCCAACATACGTACGGCATGGAATCATGCTTTCCTAACGCCACGCGCGCTATAGGGTTGGCTCACTTAGGGGTTTTCCTGGG containing:
- the LOC122644812 gene encoding potassium transporter 19-like, whose amino-acid sequence is MKRVPYALTVGSLMYAKLSVVGYTDSNFQIDKDDRKSTFGMVFVIGRGAVIWRSAKQKSTADSTTEAEYLAASEVAKEGVWLKKFLTNLGVVPDLPMDNNRVKDRIEDENEQQEQSQERDKGLKGKFSTRKLVPFDSFDMENGTETAGYSNHRSSKVVDWGTLLKLAFQSVGIVYGDIGTSPLYVFPGIFPNGIAQSDDILGVLSLIIYSLALITLIKYVFIVLSANDNGEGGTFALYSLICRYAKVSLTPNQQAEDKDVSNYQLELPNRRLRRASAVKYFLESSRTAKYFLLFMTMLGTSMVLGDGILTPSISVLSAVAGIREVDSSLTDDTIMWISVVILILLFQFQRFGTDKVGFTFAPILTIWFLFIAVIGVYNFIVYDPSVIKALNPMYIVKYFQTNKENAWISLGGVVLCLTGSEALFADLGHFNVRSIQISTCTIVFPSIVIAYVGQAAYLTVNPLNAYDAFYKSVPKPVYWPMLVVAVLAAIIASQSLISASFSIVQQSLALGCFPRVKVVHTSSKYEGQVYVPEINNLLMIACVAVTLGFKTTVQIGNAFGIAVVFVMTLTSGFLILVMIMIWKTNLALIILYVLTITLVELIYLSSVLFKFVQGGYLPLAFAALLMSVMFVWNYVYRKKYMFDLENKVSVERLKEIANNPQIQRVPGVALFYSELVQGISPIFTHYSANVPALHTVLVFVSIKSLPISKVPDEERFLFRQVDPHGLRIFRCIVRYGYKDVEKEGESFESTLVNRLKDFIKEEVSRIDADEAAIEVQLVDNECKKSGITYIVGESEVVASPTSSLGKKLIIDYAYNGLRRCLRQQDQVFAIPRKRLLKVGMTYEL